One window of the Saccopteryx bilineata isolate mSacBil1 chromosome 2, mSacBil1_pri_phased_curated, whole genome shotgun sequence genome contains the following:
- the TSEN15 gene encoding tRNA-splicing endonuclease subunit Sen15 has product MEARGDSEPTPGCSGLGLGRGGGGGGGGSGGPHSWAPEDAWMGTHPKYLEMMELDIGDATQVYISFLVYLDLMESKSWHEVNCVGLPDLQLICLVGTEIEGEGPQTVVPTSINASLSHNRIREILKASRKLQGDPDLPMSFTLAIVESDSTIVYYKLTDGFMLPDPQNISLRR; this is encoded by the exons ATGGAAGCGCGCGGGGATTCCGAGCCGACCCCCGGCTGCAGCGGTTTGGGCCTGGGCCGCGGCGGCGGAGGCGGTGGTGGCGGCAGTGGCGGCCCTCACTCATGGGCCCCAGAGGACGCCTGGATGGGCACACACCCAAAG TATTTAGAAATGATGGAATTAGATATAGGAGATGCTACCCAAGTTTATATATCATTCTTGGTTTACCTGGACCTCATGGAGA GTAAAAGTTGGCATGAGGTGAACTGTGTGGGCTTACCGGACCTGCAGCTCATCTGCCTTGTCGGTACAGAGATAGAAGGAGAAGGGCCACAGACCGTGGTGCCCACGTCCATCAACGCTTCCCTCAGCCATAACAG GATAAGGGAAATCTTGAAGGCGTCTCGAAAATTGCAAGGTGACCCGGATTTGCCGATGTCTTTCACTCTGGCCATAGTGGAGTCCGACTCCACGATAGTCTATTATAAACTCACGGATGGGTTCATGCTGCCAGACCCTCAG AATATTTCCCTTAGAAGATGA